TCAAAAAAAATAATTATGGCTAAAGAATTTACTACAGAAAATTTTACTAAAGAAGTTTTAGAAGCTAACTTACCAGTGCTTGTCGATTTTTGGGCTGAATGGTGTGGTCCTTGCCGGATGATATCTCCTCTAATTGATGAATTACATGCTGATTTTAAGGACCAGGCGGTTATTGGTAAGGTAAATGTTGATTCTGAATCTGATATTTCCGCAAAATATGGAATCACGTCAATACCTACTTTATTATTCTTTAAGGACGGAGAAATTGTAGATAAACACGTTGGTTCTGCTTCAAAATCACAATTAGAAGATAAATTAAAATCTCTTATTTAAANATTTTCCTACACCATAATGTATATAGGAAAAGAAAAAATAANTATTACTGATAATTTAGAATTTTTTGCACGNCAAGTAGTAGAAGGCTTTTTAACAGGNTTNCACAAAAGCCCTTACCANGGATTTTCAGTNGAATTTGCTGAGCATAGACTTTACAATCCTGGAGATTCAATGAGAAATATTGACTGGAAGTTATATGCTCGTTCAAATAAGTTCTTTGTTAAAAAATTTGAGGAGGAAACTAATTTAAGATGTCATTTATTATTAGATACATCATCTTCGATGTTATATAAACATGGAGACATACCATCTAAATTAGATTTCTCAGTTTATTCTGCAGCTTCTTTAATGTATTTGTTTCGTAAACAGCGTGATGGATTTGGCTTAACTTATTTTACAAATAAGCTTAATTTTTTTACTGATGCTAAAAGTACAAAATCTCATTATTATAGATTATTAGGCGAGTTAGATAATATACTACAGATTTCATCTTTAAAAGATAAAAGAACAACTGATTTTCCAAGTATAATTACTGATTTTGTTGAAAAGATACATCGAAGATCTTTAGTGATTATTTTTAGCGACATGCAAAATTTTTCTCAGTCTTATACTAAGAATTTATTTGATGCAATGCAGTATTTAAGATATAAAAAAAATGAGGTAATCTTATTTCACGTCTATCATAATGAGACTGAAAAAATGTTTAACTTTTCTAATCGTCCCTCTACATTCTACGATCTAGAAAGTGACGATCGAATTAATTTAAATCCGGTTAATTATAAATCAGAATATTTAAAATTATTTAATGAATTTCAAGCACAATTAGAAATGAAATGCCATCAGTATCAAATTGACTATGTTCAATCTCCTATTGAAGCTGGATTCAATAAGATATTGTTAGCATATTTAAATAAAAGATCAAAACTTTTTTAATTGAGAAAACTTAGTTTTCTTGTTTAAAAAGAATTCAATTATAATACTTTTTGGATATAAAAAACCAGTTTTTATAGGCATTCTTTTATATATAAATTTCGGTAGTAACATTAAAAAACTGAAGTGAGCGATTATTATAAATAGAGGTATTTTTATTATTGAAAAATCAAATTTTTTAATCAAAAATATACTGCCTTTAATTAGGAAGAAAAATATTATTAAATAATCAAATATTATTCTGGTTAACAATATTGGAAATAGCCATTTAAAATGCATGTTTTTTATTAATAAAAGTAGACTATTTCTATGATTAAAGTAATGTTTCAGAGGACTGTTATACTTTATTGTTCCCCCGCCAAAATGGAATATTGTACTGTCTGGGCAACAGAATATTGGTTGATTGTTTTTTTGTGCTCTCCAACATAAATCAATTTCTTCATGATGCATAAAAAAATCTTCATCA
This window of the Flavobacteriales bacterium TMED191 genome carries:
- the trxA gene encoding thioredoxin, with the translated sequence MAKEFTTENFTKEVLEANLPVLVDFWAEWCGPCRMISPLIDELHADFKDQAVIGKVNVDSESDISAKYGITSIPTLLFFKDGEIVDKHVGSASKSQLEDKLKSLI
- a CDS encoding DUF58 domain-containing protein → MYIGKEKIXITDNLEFFARQVVEGFLTGXHKSPYXGFSVEFAEHRLYNPGDSMRNIDWKLYARSNKFFVKKFEEETNLRCHLLLDTSSSMLYKHGDIPSKLDFSVYSAASLMYLFRKQRDGFGLTYFTNKLNFFTDAKSTKSHYYRLLGELDNILQISSLKDKRTTDFPSIITDFVEKIHRRSLVIIFSDMQNFSQSYTKNLFDAMQYLRYKKNEVILFHVYHNETEKMFNFSNRPSTFYDLESDDRINLNPVNYKSEYLKLFNEFQAQLEMKCHQYQIDYVQSPIEAGFNKILLAYLNKRSKLF